One Anaerobacillus alkaliphilus DNA window includes the following coding sequences:
- a CDS encoding SWIM zinc finger family protein yields the protein MNKEQLEMDVDNFLQQFFQSRIVERGQQYFYNGNVSKMDINNDKLRASVTGANTYNVELNLENLALSHCDCPYESKCKHMVAVLYELKKLLNNASTLSVIVNSDYSFENPAKTMAQLGHDLIPFVESIYQLLSKSGHFSNEHSNLIIKQFFEEIKKNVNPENTKLQVLALTVLIDGLYKKANQYETYRFRQNRFLAFFNELLQQAYPTIKEEVLKGSAFYEWYTGLLFELLEKQENGSPYEKLIATWLLCEERETTLIKYAELLLVKNNNSNLFITKLASLLFLQANDGVRSLSLLKELKTRLHPSDLIDHFFIMEQKNDYVMMKHWFDLFFPYEKPKQGTILGNLYEDMLVETGTSEEKLTIVWKNWLEQPSFISYKSRMKKMGDIEKKTVLRYILPNLKENLFRPQTEATYYQIISEEELFQEGIASLLIQKREVNSLTPEIEKLLKMVMKQQPALLLPFYHQLVERLVQKKSRVHYEEAAYYIKQLKIIYEKIDKTAIFATYLHGLRQRFKTFRAFIQELKTIDK from the coding sequence ATGAATAAAGAGCAATTAGAAATGGATGTAGATAACTTTTTGCAACAGTTTTTTCAGAGTAGAATTGTTGAGAGAGGTCAACAGTATTTTTACAACGGAAATGTTTCCAAGATGGATATAAACAACGATAAACTTAGGGCATCTGTAACTGGAGCAAACACTTACAATGTGGAGTTAAATTTAGAGAACTTAGCACTAAGTCATTGTGATTGTCCGTATGAGAGTAAATGCAAACATATGGTAGCTGTCCTGTATGAACTAAAAAAACTACTAAATAATGCTTCAACGCTTTCAGTAATTGTGAACTCAGATTATTCATTCGAAAATCCGGCTAAAACAATGGCTCAATTAGGACACGATCTGATACCTTTTGTAGAAAGTATCTATCAGTTACTCTCTAAAAGTGGTCATTTCAGTAATGAACATTCAAACCTAATCATTAAACAGTTTTTTGAGGAAATCAAAAAAAATGTTAATCCAGAAAACACTAAGCTTCAGGTTTTAGCACTTACAGTATTAATTGATGGCTTATATAAAAAAGCCAATCAATATGAAACCTATCGTTTCAGACAAAATCGCTTTTTAGCATTCTTTAATGAATTACTACAGCAGGCATATCCCACGATTAAGGAAGAAGTGCTTAAAGGATCAGCTTTTTACGAATGGTATACTGGTTTACTTTTTGAGTTATTGGAAAAACAAGAAAATGGTTCACCGTACGAGAAATTAATTGCAACCTGGCTACTTTGTGAAGAGAGAGAAACTACCTTGATTAAATATGCTGAATTATTATTAGTCAAAAATAACAACAGCAATCTCTTCATAACAAAGCTTGCTAGTCTACTTTTTCTTCAAGCAAATGATGGCGTACGTTCACTCTCATTATTAAAAGAATTAAAAACAAGACTACATCCTAGCGATTTAATTGATCACTTCTTTATTATGGAGCAAAAAAATGATTATGTGATGATGAAGCACTGGTTTGATTTATTCTTTCCCTACGAGAAACCAAAACAAGGAACTATTCTTGGAAACCTTTATGAGGATATGTTGGTTGAAACAGGAACAAGCGAAGAGAAACTAACAATCGTTTGGAAGAACTGGCTTGAGCAACCCTCCTTTATAAGCTATAAATCACGTATGAAAAAAATGGGGGATATTGAAAAAAAAACTGTTCTACGATATATCCTACCAAACCTAAAGGAAAATCTGTTTCGACCACAGACCGAAGCAACCTATTATCAAATCATAAGCGAAGAAGAATTATTTCAAGAAGGTATTGCTTCATTACTAATTCAGAAACGAGAAGTGAATTCCCTTACGCCAGAAATTGAAAAACTATTAAAAATGGTTATGAAACAGCAACCTGCTTTACTTCTACCCTTTTACCACCAATTAGTTGAACGATTAGTTCAAAAAAAATCTCGTGTACATTACGAAGAAGCGGCTTATTACATAAAACAATTAAAGATTATTTATGAAAAAATAGACAAAACTGCAATATTTGCTACTTACCTTCACGGCTTAAGACAAAGATTTAAAACTTTTCGGGCATTTATTCAGGAGCTGAAGACAATTGATAAATAA
- a CDS encoding 4-hydroxyphenylacetate 3-hydroxylase family protein, whose amino-acid sequence MGIRTGQQYIEAIKSRQPEVWLGGRRVTDVYNEPVFQQPIKEIAKLYDLQHDPDYQDRITHVCEETGERVNNAFLNPTSKDDLKARSELFEVYARATFGLMGRTPDFLNVVVTGMASNSWFLDKYNPDWSKNIRNYYRYIRDNDLFLTHAIINPQNDRSKASYEQEDMFTHLGVVEEKPEGLVVRGAKMLATLAPITDEVIIYSFPGFQPGDERYALAFAVPIDTPGLRLLCREQMQDGKRSYFDHPLASRYEEMDAVLAFNDVVVPWDRVFLYNNVEAANLLYPKTGIAQQPAHQSGVRGYVKLAFAVEVTCRLADSIGVDNFLNVQTDLGELVQSVEVIRSLLRVAEYEYETTETGEVRPAAAPLETIRGMLPTMYPRAIEVMQTIGAGGLLMSPTGNDFANTELRGDLDKYYAGRAGVSAEDRVRLFKLAWDLCGEAFGQRLLQYERYYTGDPIRKRAIFYNQYKRKATFSMVDDALDGAAELLKNDDKKIERTVN is encoded by the coding sequence ATGGGTATTAGAACAGGGCAACAATATATTGAAGCGATTAAATCACGCCAACCTGAAGTATGGCTTGGAGGAAGAAGGGTAACAGACGTCTACAACGAACCTGTATTTCAACAACCGATTAAAGAAATTGCTAAACTATATGACCTTCAACACGACCCAGACTATCAAGACCGAATTACCCACGTTTGTGAAGAAACTGGAGAACGAGTAAATAATGCATTCCTAAACCCAACTTCAAAAGATGATTTGAAAGCTCGGAGCGAATTGTTTGAAGTATATGCTAGAGCTACATTCGGACTTATGGGCCGAACGCCAGACTTCTTAAATGTTGTAGTTACTGGAATGGCAAGTAACTCGTGGTTCCTCGATAAATACAATCCGGATTGGTCAAAAAATATTAGAAACTATTATCGATACATTCGTGACAATGACTTATTTTTAACGCATGCCATCATTAATCCTCAAAATGATCGTAGTAAAGCTTCCTACGAGCAAGAAGATATGTTCACTCATTTAGGAGTTGTGGAAGAGAAGCCAGAAGGTCTAGTGGTACGCGGTGCAAAAATGCTTGCAACTCTAGCACCAATTACTGATGAAGTAATCATCTATTCTTTTCCAGGGTTTCAGCCTGGTGATGAAAGATATGCTTTAGCGTTTGCAGTTCCAATTGATACTCCAGGATTAAGACTTCTCTGTCGGGAACAGATGCAGGATGGCAAGCGTTCTTACTTTGATCATCCTTTAGCATCACGATATGAGGAGATGGATGCCGTATTAGCCTTTAATGATGTTGTCGTTCCATGGGACCGTGTCTTCTTGTACAACAATGTTGAAGCTGCTAATCTATTATATCCAAAAACAGGAATTGCCCAGCAACCTGCGCATCAATCAGGTGTTAGAGGATATGTAAAACTGGCATTTGCAGTTGAAGTAACTTGTAGATTAGCAGATTCAATTGGAGTCGATAATTTTTTGAACGTTCAAACTGACTTAGGCGAACTTGTCCAATCGGTAGAGGTCATTCGTTCTCTCTTACGTGTAGCTGAGTATGAGTATGAGACTACAGAGACTGGAGAAGTAAGGCCAGCAGCTGCACCACTTGAAACTATTAGAGGGATGCTACCAACAATGTATCCACGTGCGATAGAGGTCATGCAAACCATCGGTGCAGGCGGGTTATTAATGTCACCAACTGGAAATGACTTTGCAAATACTGAACTAAGAGGAGATCTTGATAAATATTATGCAGGCCGTGCTGGAGTTTCTGCAGAGGATCGAGTCCGTCTTTTTAAACTAGCTTGGGATTTATGTGGAGAAGCATTTGGCCAACGTTTACTACAATACGAGCGTTATTACACGGGGGACCCTATTCGAAAGAGAGCAATTTTTTATAATCAATACAAGCGTAAAGCTACATTCTCAATGGTCGATGATGCTTTAGATGGAGCAGCCGAATTGTTGAAAAATGACGACAAAAAAATAGAACGAACTGTAAATTGA
- a CDS encoding DUF6154 family protein, which produces MIHDVYKMYKDHLTGDEEDILVIVYGILDGFKNEDYLRLFQELHPDEKFEMTVLYLFEKLRLKIAQEGLGHIGNGDDQDDRILH; this is translated from the coding sequence ATGATCCATGATGTTTATAAGATGTATAAGGATCACTTAACAGGTGATGAAGAAGATATATTAGTCATTGTTTATGGTATTTTAGATGGGTTTAAAAACGAGGATTATTTGCGTCTGTTCCAGGAACTTCATCCTGATGAAAAGTTTGAGATGACTGTTCTTTATTTATTTGAAAAATTGCGTTTGAAAATCGCTCAAGAGGGGTTAGGACATATAGGTAATGGGGACGATCAGGATGATCGTATTTTACACTAA
- a CDS encoding AzlC family ABC transporter permease, which translates to MHDKGDFKTMLFPSIHKQKSEFLQGIYAGLSIALGYLPVALTFGFIAETTGLTLLETIGMSAFVFAGASQYMALSLIAIGTGALEIIFTTFIINIRHLLMSTAISEKAEKDNPIIKGVYAFGMTDEVFAVTSTKAGKLTSPYILGVGCLAYSSWVINSGIGYIIGTSLPEILQKSMSIALYALFIALLVPSLKKHRKIIMLACFAAFLNAILTLFIPTGWAIIIATLASATGIEVLYSKKTNMMDAHQENIDKECG; encoded by the coding sequence ATGCACGATAAAGGAGATTTTAAAACAATGTTATTTCCTTCTATACATAAGCAAAAGTCTGAATTTCTTCAGGGAATTTATGCGGGCTTAAGTATTGCCCTTGGGTATTTACCAGTTGCTTTAACCTTTGGTTTCATAGCCGAAACAACCGGATTAACACTTCTTGAGACAATTGGCATGAGCGCTTTTGTTTTTGCAGGTGCTTCTCAATATATGGCATTGAGTTTAATTGCGATTGGAACCGGCGCTCTTGAGATTATTTTTACTACGTTCATTATTAATATACGCCATTTATTAATGAGTACTGCAATTAGTGAAAAAGCCGAGAAAGATAACCCAATTATTAAAGGGGTCTATGCATTTGGAATGACTGATGAAGTATTTGCGGTCACCTCGACAAAAGCTGGAAAACTTACAAGTCCATATATATTAGGGGTTGGTTGTCTCGCCTATTCAAGTTGGGTCATTAATTCAGGAATTGGCTATATCATTGGTACTTCGCTACCGGAGATTTTGCAAAAAAGTATGTCCATTGCACTTTACGCATTATTTATCGCACTTTTAGTTCCATCATTAAAAAAACATCGAAAAATAATCATGCTCGCATGCTTTGCAGCTTTTCTTAATGCAATACTTACGTTGTTTATTCCTACCGGGTGGGCAATTATTATAGCTACGTTAGCTTCAGCAACAGGAATTGAGGTACTTTATTCGAAGAAGACAAACATGATGGATGCTCATCAGGAAAACATTGATAAGGAGTGTGGATAA
- a CDS encoding IclR family transcriptional regulator: protein MISSVRKIAKILDCFTEDSPVLGNLEIADKLGMNPSTVHHLVRTLCQEGILIQDSRKKYRLGWKLLEWSNHVMYQQEIYSEAIPLVEGLVSKYKGTVHIGMFDAGEVRFVLKVASKNSVQVPTYVGAKKPAYCTSTGKVLLSYNPSYIQPTISKGLLQRGPNTITCVKKLKEELEIIRKQGYSISNNENENGLYGIAAPIQSYTGQTVAALNMVGPVSYMQGNEGHAIIQSVKKTAQLISRELGYINSI from the coding sequence GTGATTTCCTCAGTTCGTAAGATTGCGAAGATTTTAGATTGTTTTACTGAAGATTCACCAGTATTAGGTAACCTTGAAATAGCCGATAAATTAGGAATGAATCCGAGTACTGTTCATCATTTAGTCCGTACATTGTGCCAGGAAGGGATATTAATTCAAGATAGCCGAAAGAAATACAGACTAGGTTGGAAGTTACTTGAATGGAGTAACCATGTCATGTATCAACAAGAAATTTACAGTGAAGCGATACCTTTAGTGGAAGGCCTTGTAAGCAAATACAAGGGAACTGTTCATATTGGAATGTTTGATGCAGGAGAAGTTCGATTTGTCTTGAAGGTTGCTTCAAAAAATTCTGTTCAAGTACCTACATACGTGGGTGCCAAAAAACCGGCGTACTGCACGAGTACAGGGAAAGTACTTCTTTCATACAACCCATCCTATATACAGCCGACAATATCAAAAGGGTTGTTACAACGGGGACCGAATACAATTACATGTGTGAAAAAACTTAAGGAAGAATTAGAAATCATTCGAAAACAGGGTTATTCAATTAGTAATAATGAAAATGAAAATGGTCTTTATGGGATCGCAGCACCAATTCAATCGTATACGGGACAGACCGTTGCCGCTTTAAATATGGTTGGACCTGTTTCTTATATGCAAGGGAATGAAGGGCACGCGATTATCCAAAGCGTAAAAAAGACAGCGCAGTTAATATCACGAGAACTAGGATATATTAACTCTATTTGA
- a CDS encoding DUF1360 domain-containing protein: MVEISWMMFIMIILASYRFTHLIVFDKITEFIRKPFLKATTVVEENGHTRTKNVPDSKLGYLLNCYWCAGVWSAIIIGLGYLLYPTIFIPIIFIFAIAGGQTIIETFVGVGTKAIQALSKHSHH; this comes from the coding sequence ATGGTTGAGATAAGTTGGATGATGTTCATTATGATTATTCTAGCGAGTTATCGATTTACTCATTTAATTGTATTTGATAAAATCACTGAATTTATAAGAAAACCTTTTTTAAAAGCAACAACTGTTGTTGAAGAAAATGGACACACACGAACTAAGAACGTTCCTGACTCTAAGCTGGGTTACCTATTAAATTGCTATTGGTGTGCAGGAGTATGGAGTGCAATTATTATTGGATTAGGTTATTTGCTTTACCCTACCATCTTTATTCCAATCATATTTATTTTTGCTATTGCTGGTGGACAAACCATTATCGAGACATTCGTTGGTGTAGGAACAAAAGCCATCCAAGCTTTGAGTAAACACAGCCACCATTAA
- a CDS encoding hemerythrin domain-containing protein, with amino-acid sequence MNHNSPCFGGFGNPKEINYCAPLQQLIDEHPSLLAKMAEFNQLVLSYESSNSVEDWNDAINNLHLKITAFIEELEPHSDREEDILFEMMVKYIGREGGPIAVMEYEHNTAKLNLKEFMDKVESIKNEKKIITKDEALTIFRHLKIVYMTLTDHFMKEENILFPMAEQMLSDDEKIELSNKFAQLV; translated from the coding sequence ATGAATCATAACTCACCTTGTTTTGGAGGCTTTGGCAATCCTAAAGAAATAAATTATTGTGCTCCCTTACAACAATTAATTGATGAACATCCTTCCCTACTTGCAAAAATGGCTGAATTTAATCAGCTGGTATTGTCTTACGAATCAAGTAATTCGGTAGAAGATTGGAACGATGCTATTAACAATCTTCATCTTAAAATAACAGCTTTTATTGAAGAATTAGAGCCTCATTCTGATCGAGAGGAAGATATCTTATTTGAAATGATGGTAAAATATATTGGTCGAGAAGGTGGACCAATAGCAGTTATGGAGTACGAACACAATACAGCAAAATTAAATTTAAAAGAATTTATGGACAAGGTAGAAAGCATTAAAAATGAAAAGAAAATCATTACTAAAGATGAAGCACTTACTATTTTCCGCCACTTGAAAATCGTCTACATGACTTTAACGGACCACTTTATGAAGGAAGAAAACATTTTATTTCCGATGGCAGAACAAATGTTATCTGACGATGAAAAGATAGAACTTTCTAATAAATTTGCACAATTGGTTTAA
- a CDS encoding BsuPI-related putative proteinase inhibitor: protein MAYLEKKTSLLAFICMFSLLVGCGTNERSIEYSVGGNDNMTSILNVMKVGNVMRFKLSLTNETDEKVFLQFPSGQQFEIIVKDQSSNVVYKYSEGKMFTMAIVTREMAPGETLVWEDEWNEAVPGTYVITGELQIISVNGESVDRNQFITKKTINWEK from the coding sequence ATGGCTTATTTAGAAAAGAAGACTAGTCTTTTGGCTTTTATTTGTATGTTTAGCCTGTTAGTTGGTTGTGGGACAAACGAGAGGAGCATAGAATATAGTGTTGGTGGTAACGACAATATGACATCAATTCTAAATGTTATGAAAGTGGGGAATGTAATGAGGTTTAAACTTTCATTAACGAACGAAACAGATGAGAAGGTCTTCTTGCAATTTCCTTCAGGTCAACAATTTGAAATCATTGTAAAAGATCAAAGTAGCAACGTTGTCTATAAGTATAGTGAAGGAAAGATGTTTACGATGGCAATTGTTACGAGAGAAATGGCACCAGGTGAAACGCTTGTATGGGAAGACGAATGGAATGAAGCGGTCCCTGGTACATATGTTATTACTGGTGAACTTCAAATCATTTCTGTTAATGGAGAAAGTGTTGATCGAAATCAATTCATTACTAAGAAAACGATTAATTGGGAGAAATAG
- a CDS encoding AzlD domain-containing protein has translation MSTTMLIIILGMGIVTYIPRVLPLITMNGKEMPPRVKAVLQNVPYAALGALIFPGVLYIQEDIWFGIIGGITALSVALFGANLIIVVISSITVLTIYSFLF, from the coding sequence ATGTCAACAACAATGCTAATCATTATTTTAGGAATGGGGATTGTAACTTATATTCCTAGAGTACTTCCTCTTATAACAATGAACGGAAAAGAAATGCCCCCTAGAGTAAAAGCAGTATTACAAAACGTTCCGTATGCCGCCTTAGGAGCACTAATCTTCCCGGGAGTTTTGTATATCCAAGAGGATATTTGGTTTGGAATTATTGGTGGTATCACAGCCTTGTCAGTTGCTCTTTTCGGAGCTAATTTAATAATTGTTGTCATAAGTTCCATTACCGTACTAACTATATATTCTTTTTTATTTTAG
- a CDS encoding flavin reductase family protein, with the protein MDVRELRNCFGRFATGVTVVTWKTDDHEYNGITVNSFTSVSLDPALVLVSIDKKAKACQALENRPFVVNILASNQEPIAWQFAGRPQEKLTLEWEETEVGPKIAGAIATIECIPWNAYEGGDHILFVGEIKAFSYNDKDALMFFKGKFINN; encoded by the coding sequence ATGGATGTTAGAGAACTAAGAAATTGTTTTGGGCGTTTTGCTACTGGTGTTACAGTTGTGACCTGGAAGACAGATGATCATGAATACAACGGTATTACCGTTAATTCGTTTACTTCCGTTTCCTTAGACCCTGCACTAGTATTAGTTTCAATTGATAAGAAAGCAAAAGCTTGTCAAGCGCTTGAAAACAGACCGTTTGTTGTAAATATTCTAGCAAGCAATCAAGAACCAATCGCTTGGCAGTTTGCCGGTCGACCACAAGAAAAGCTTACTCTTGAATGGGAAGAAACTGAAGTTGGACCTAAAATAGCTGGTGCAATAGCAACAATAGAGTGTATACCATGGAACGCCTATGAAGGTGGAGATCATATTCTTTTTGTTGGTGAAATAAAAGCTTTTTCTTATAACGATAAAGATGCCTTAATGTTTTTTAAAGGGAAATTTATTAATAATTAA
- a CDS encoding DEAD/DEAH box helicase, producing MINNYNPNPIIVHAGILKGKGSYSLVVWGEQKKHKKYVDIEPFKYPFLYSPFELKLALFRSHQASFYGTFLPTCECHIQVPLDQRLFYSEAGNVPVYHVPANYEHHLFPIQGLEISLNESYSFISTLINITNNEEWQLADDFLFIQILLKTLLNEIKSGNLLPNPNGLWDLPTFQFADWLEAVPPSLLSLIPVNSSLIDKANEKTSLREFCLEFVNQYLTHILNTDPNVVRAYKELNTSQTPAIKTMLASIKEDAQMTTSHEIHQQFLESIGAVEVAPFKLGLRVEEDRGTDLWNLTLFIQDRVDQTLMIDVADLLVGKHPWRDNPITFFKDVLQKGKSRIELFQRFSLSTPSIKVSIDEAYELVASNDLAFQELGLAVLVPSWWNKKEDHFAVTLKQKDIHEIRGTAEPLLNWQAIADFDYSISVAGLSVTEQEFQELVNHKRPIVKLRGKWVFWDVNAAQQIQSKIEAYKNKKKLTYIEAFQLQLQEENEKNIRWEAHWNKKITTMLSDLTKHSWDKAPIPQGLNGSLRPYQHAGFSWLLNMRKIGFGACLADDMGLGKTIQTISYLLAVKELYGGKLKHPYLLICPTSLIGNWEDELHQFAPSLKVYVHHGQQRSTDEELLKTLTDVDIVITSYSLAVRDEVIWTGQPWETLILDEAQHIKNIETKQRRSIKEIEAVHRIALTGTPIENRLKELWSIIDLLNDHFLGSYQQFSKVYIKEIEGVEQSNEKLNELRVMISPFLLRRTKQDKHIHLQLPSKSEIVHRVGLTVEQASLYQAVINDLFDRIDTVSEMERRALILSSLTKLKQICNHPAHYLKDGGNLENRSEKWEELILLCETIASNQEKALIFTQYKEMGTLIQKGLNEMFDTEIPFLHGSLQRHKREELIWKFMNEDVPFFILSLKAGGVGLNLTAATHVIHYDRWWNPAVENQATDRAYRIGQTEDVTVHKLLTKGTLEEKIHQMLEKKQALSDQILNTNENKMSELTTDELEHFLKLRISSLS from the coding sequence TTGATAAATAATTACAATCCAAATCCAATTATCGTTCATGCTGGTATCTTAAAAGGAAAAGGTAGCTACAGTCTAGTGGTATGGGGAGAACAGAAAAAACACAAAAAGTATGTGGATATCGAACCCTTTAAATATCCTTTTCTATATTCTCCCTTTGAATTAAAGTTAGCTTTATTCCGTTCCCACCAAGCTTCTTTTTACGGGACGTTTCTACCAACTTGTGAATGTCATATACAGGTTCCACTTGATCAACGTTTATTTTATAGTGAAGCAGGAAATGTTCCTGTATATCATGTACCAGCCAATTATGAGCATCATTTATTCCCTATACAGGGACTTGAGATTTCACTAAATGAGAGTTACTCTTTCATTTCAACTCTCATAAATATCACCAATAATGAAGAATGGCAGCTAGCTGATGATTTCTTATTTATCCAAATTCTATTAAAAACGCTTTTGAACGAAATTAAATCAGGAAATCTATTACCAAATCCTAATGGATTGTGGGATCTACCCACGTTTCAGTTTGCTGATTGGCTGGAGGCTGTACCACCTTCACTATTATCGCTTATCCCTGTTAACTCTTCACTGATTGACAAAGCAAATGAAAAAACATCGTTAAGAGAATTTTGTCTTGAATTTGTAAACCAATACCTTACTCACATCCTAAATACAGACCCAAATGTCGTTAGGGCTTATAAGGAATTAAATACAAGTCAAACACCAGCAATAAAAACTATGTTAGCCAGTATTAAAGAAGATGCTCAAATGACTACCTCACATGAAATTCATCAACAATTTTTAGAGAGTATTGGTGCTGTAGAAGTAGCTCCTTTTAAACTTGGACTAAGAGTTGAAGAAGATAGAGGAACAGATCTTTGGAATTTAACACTTTTTATTCAAGATCGTGTTGATCAAACATTAATGATTGATGTCGCTGATCTTCTAGTAGGAAAGCACCCATGGCGAGATAACCCTATTACTTTCTTTAAAGATGTACTACAAAAGGGAAAAAGCAGGATAGAACTATTTCAGCGCTTTTCACTATCAACACCATCTATTAAAGTGTCTATCGATGAGGCATATGAACTAGTAGCAAGCAATGATTTAGCATTCCAAGAGTTAGGCCTTGCTGTTCTAGTTCCTAGTTGGTGGAATAAAAAAGAGGATCATTTTGCTGTGACCCTAAAGCAAAAGGACATACATGAAATAAGAGGAACGGCAGAACCACTATTAAATTGGCAAGCGATTGCCGATTTTGATTATTCCATTTCAGTGGCTGGTCTATCTGTCACTGAACAAGAATTTCAAGAACTCGTCAACCATAAAAGACCAATTGTAAAATTAAGAGGCAAATGGGTGTTTTGGGACGTGAATGCAGCCCAACAAATACAGTCTAAAATTGAAGCCTATAAAAATAAAAAAAAGCTCACTTATATAGAGGCGTTTCAACTACAACTTCAAGAAGAAAACGAAAAAAATATTCGTTGGGAAGCTCATTGGAACAAAAAAATTACAACTATGCTAAGTGATCTTACTAAACATTCTTGGGATAAGGCACCTATCCCACAAGGTCTTAATGGTTCTTTAAGACCCTATCAACATGCCGGCTTTTCTTGGTTGTTAAATATGCGAAAAATTGGTTTTGGTGCTTGTCTTGCTGACGACATGGGTCTTGGTAAAACCATTCAAACCATTTCTTATTTACTTGCGGTTAAGGAACTATACGGTGGGAAACTAAAGCACCCGTATTTGCTAATTTGTCCGACATCACTGATTGGGAATTGGGAAGACGAATTACATCAATTTGCTCCGTCCTTAAAGGTTTACGTACATCATGGACAGCAACGTTCAACAGATGAAGAACTTCTGAAAACATTAACAGATGTAGATATCGTAATCACTTCGTATTCCTTAGCCGTCCGTGACGAGGTAATCTGGACTGGGCAACCATGGGAAACTCTCATCTTAGATGAAGCCCAGCACATAAAAAATATAGAAACGAAACAAAGACGGAGCATTAAAGAAATTGAGGCAGTTCATCGAATCGCATTAACAGGAACTCCAATTGAAAACCGGTTAAAAGAACTATGGTCAATTATTGATCTTCTTAATGATCATTTTTTAGGTTCATACCAGCAATTTTCCAAAGTCTATATTAAGGAAATTGAAGGGGTTGAACAATCAAATGAAAAACTTAATGAATTAAGAGTAATGATATCACCCTTCTTACTAAGAAGAACAAAACAGGATAAACATATACATTTACAATTACCAAGTAAAAGTGAGATTGTCCATCGCGTTGGTTTAACGGTTGAACAGGCAAGTTTATATCAGGCAGTAATTAATGATCTTTTTGATCGTATAGACACTGTCTCTGAAATGGAAAGACGTGCTTTAATCCTAAGTAGTCTAACAAAACTTAAACAAATCTGTAACCACCCTGCCCACTATTTAAAAGATGGCGGTAACCTAGAAAATCGCTCAGAAAAGTGGGAAGAACTAATACTTTTATGTGAAACTATAGCTTCAAATCAGGAAAAAGCGCTTATCTTTACCCAATACAAAGAAATGGGTACCCTCATTCAAAAAGGGCTAAATGAAATGTTTGATACTGAAATACCATTTCTACATGGAAGCTTGCAACGACATAAACGCGAAGAGCTTATTTGGAAATTTATGAATGAAGATGTACCATTTTTTATTCTTTCTTTAAAAGCTGGGGGTGTAGGTTTAAACTTAACAGCTGCTACCCACGTCATTCATTATGACCGTTGGTGGAATCCGGCTGTTGAAAATCAAGCTACCGACCGCGCTTATCGAATCGGTCAAACAGAGGATGTTACGGTTCACAAGTTATTAACCAAAGGTACACTTGAGGAAAAAATTCATCAAATGCTTGAAAAGAAACAAGCACTATCAGATCAAATCTTAAATACTAATGAAAATAAAATGTCAGAGCTTACAACAGATGAACTAGAACACTTCTTAAAGCTAAGAATTTCAAGTTTATCCTAG